A stretch of Sulfurimonas autotrophica DSM 16294 DNA encodes these proteins:
- the fliS gene encoding flagellar export chaperone FliS, which translates to MYAGTAYNTYAQNNVGIESPKKLIEMLYEGVLRFNAQTKKAINDGNTEKKVYWVNRSISIISELISILDMKEGQISEYLEGLYSYEIKLLGAASLENDVSKIDECTNVFKGLLEAWRESTDVD; encoded by the coding sequence ATGTATGCAGGGACAGCTTATAATACTTATGCACAAAACAACGTAGGAATAGAATCGCCAAAAAAACTTATAGAGATGTTGTATGAGGGTGTATTGCGTTTTAACGCACAGACAAAAAAAGCGATTAATGACGGAAATACTGAGAAAAAAGTTTATTGGGTTAACCGTTCAATATCCATTATTTCCGAACTCATTTCTATTTTAGATATGAAAGAGGGGCAAATATCAGAATACCTAGAAGGGCTTTATTCGTATGAAATTAAGCTTTTAGGTGCTGCAAGTCTGGAAAATGATGTGAGCAAAATAGATGAATGCACAAATGTATTTAAAGGGCTTTTGGAAGCGTGGAGAGAAAGTACGGATGTGGATTAA
- a CDS encoding SDR family oxidoreductase, with the protein MKTAIVTGASSGIGKAITNKLLTFGFEVIGVSRSIKDDDFNHAYFRAVTCNLAEEKDTIKLCEKLKKEDIFILINCAGFGRFEPHEELHVNIISSMTFVNLTAPMLLTNALLRSLKENEGYLININSIEALRASKFAAVYSATKAGLKAFGDALFEETRKSALSITNINPDMTESHFYDELRFETSQKEDEKLFASDIADTVEHILNMRKGAVVSEYTIRSLKFGISKKV; encoded by the coding sequence TTGAAAACAGCTATAGTTACAGGCGCAAGCAGCGGCATAGGAAAAGCAATAACAAACAAATTGCTAACATTTGGGTTTGAAGTTATAGGTGTTAGCAGAAGCATAAAAGATGATGATTTTAACCATGCATATTTTCGCGCCGTTACATGTAATCTTGCAGAAGAAAAAGATACAATAAAGCTATGCGAAAAATTAAAAAAAGAAGATATATTTATACTTATAAACTGTGCCGGATTCGGTCGTTTTGAACCGCATGAAGAGTTACATGTAAACATCATCAGTAGTATGACCTTTGTAAATCTCACAGCACCAATGTTACTTACAAATGCACTTCTGCGTTCACTCAAAGAAAACGAAGGTTACCTCATCAACATTAACTCCATCGAAGCCCTGCGTGCGAGCAAATTTGCAGCTGTTTACTCTGCTACAAAAGCAGGTCTCAAAGCCTTTGGCGACGCACTCTTTGAAGAAACAAGAAAAAGTGCACTCAGCATCACAAACATCAATCCTGATATGACTGAAAGTCATTTTTATGATGAACTACGGTTTGAGACAAGTCAAAAAGAAGATGAGAAACTGTTCGCATCAGACATTGCCGATACTGTAGAGCATATACTAAACATGCGAAAAGGTGCAGTGGTAAGTGAGTACACCATAAGAAGTTTAAAATTCGGTATAAGTAAAAAAGTCTAA
- a CDS encoding HAD-IIB family hydrolase, whose amino-acid sequence MKNIYITDLDHTFLRTDLSLSDYTKKIWNSYASESILSIATARTYKKTVQFLEGVSVNAPMILLDGALIATMDKKIIDTKFIAKDTADEIIDEGAKLGIYPFVLSLVDNELNEAFSYSTALNNYQSEIIKRYVNDDHTQSFKDLRAMQNNFKIVYMGDETLLRELESNLKVIYEDNLKFILAPEAYVGCYFLTILHKDADKSHGIQSVSEAAGFDLKKLTVFGDNFNDIGMFELANTSVAVANAQEGVKRRADIVLKHTNDEDGVAKYLAEVKNA is encoded by the coding sequence ATGAAAAATATTTACATAACAGACCTGGATCACACATTTTTACGGACTGATTTGTCTTTGAGTGATTATACTAAAAAAATATGGAACTCGTATGCCTCTGAGTCAATTTTATCTATTGCAACGGCAAGAACATATAAAAAAACGGTACAATTTTTAGAAGGTGTTTCAGTAAATGCACCTATGATACTGCTGGATGGTGCGCTCATTGCTACGATGGATAAAAAAATTATAGATACAAAATTTATCGCTAAAGATACTGCTGATGAGATTATAGATGAGGGTGCAAAACTTGGTATTTACCCTTTTGTGCTTTCTTTGGTTGATAATGAACTTAATGAGGCATTTTCTTATTCTACGGCACTTAACAACTATCAAAGTGAAATCATCAAACGCTATGTAAATGACGATCATACACAGTCTTTTAAAGATTTAAGAGCCATGCAAAATAATTTCAAAATTGTTTATATGGGGGATGAGACTCTTTTGAGAGAATTAGAATCAAATTTAAAAGTAATATACGAAGATAATTTAAAATTCATTTTAGCTCCTGAAGCTTATGTCGGCTGCTATTTTTTGACCATCCTACATAAAGATGCCGACAAATCTCACGGCATACAGAGTGTGAGCGAAGCAGCCGGTTTTGATTTGAAGAAGCTAACAGTATTTGGCGATAATTTTAATGACATCGGTATGTTTGAACTTGCAAATACTTCAGTTGCAGTCGCAAACGCCCAAGAGGGTGTAAAGCGTCGAGCGGATATAGTGTTAAAACATACGAATGATGAAGACGGAGTGGCGAAGTATCTTGCGGAGGTTAAAAATGCATAA
- a CDS encoding sugar MFS transporter — protein MHKQSSFLAMIIIGVLFFIFGFVTWLNGSLIPYLKVICDLNEFEALFVTFAFYIAYTVMALPMAVILEKTGYKKGMALGLFVMSLGSLLFIPAALSGEFLVFLAALFTLGTGLTILQTASNPYIVLLGPIESAAMRISIMGLINKSAGVLAPLLFTALILSDIGSSSQLVSTNTQELAYKLIKPYIIMSIMLLVLTLFVWFSSLPELEFEDDPYDDENIFGFPRVVLGALALFFYVGIEVIAGDTIGLYGQSLGIANATALTAYTMSFMVAGYLVGVFFIPKFLSQEKALVSSALLGIFFLFGVAFSSTTESHIITGLPDSVAFVAMLGLANALVWPTIWPLALQDLGKHTAKGSALLIMAIAGGAVLPLVFGKVAQITADMQMSYLVGIVCYVMILFYGLKWHKMTGWRA, from the coding sequence ATGCATAAGCAGTCAAGTTTTTTGGCTATGATTATTATAGGTGTGTTATTTTTTATATTTGGTTTTGTGACATGGCTCAACGGCTCGCTGATTCCCTATTTAAAAGTTATATGTGACTTAAATGAGTTTGAAGCACTTTTTGTTACCTTTGCTTTTTATATTGCTTATACTGTAATGGCTTTGCCGATGGCTGTGATTTTAGAAAAAACAGGGTACAAAAAAGGGATGGCACTGGGACTTTTTGTGATGAGTTTAGGCTCTTTGCTTTTTATTCCTGCAGCTCTTAGCGGTGAATTTTTAGTTTTTTTAGCGGCACTTTTTACACTTGGAACAGGACTGACAATACTGCAAACCGCTTCAAATCCCTACATAGTTTTACTTGGTCCTATAGAATCAGCAGCTATGCGCATAAGTATAATGGGACTTATAAACAAAAGTGCAGGTGTTTTGGCTCCGCTGCTTTTTACGGCATTAATACTCTCAGATATTGGCTCAAGCTCTCAGCTGGTAAGCACAAATACGCAAGAACTGGCATACAAACTTATAAAACCCTACATCATTATGTCAATTATGCTTTTAGTTTTAACGCTGTTTGTCTGGTTCTCCTCTTTGCCTGAATTGGAATTTGAAGATGATCCTTATGATGATGAAAATATTTTTGGTTTTCCTCGTGTCGTTTTAGGTGCTTTGGCACTCTTTTTTTATGTAGGTATAGAAGTTATTGCAGGTGATACCATAGGGCTTTACGGGCAAAGTCTGGGCATTGCCAATGCAACAGCACTAACTGCTTATACTATGAGCTTTATGGTTGCGGGCTATCTTGTAGGCGTCTTTTTTATACCGAAGTTTTTATCGCAGGAAAAAGCACTTGTTTCTTCTGCCCTTTTAGGCATTTTTTTCTTATTCGGGGTGGCTTTTAGCTCTACAACCGAGTCACACATCATCACAGGGCTCCCTGACAGTGTGGCCTTTGTGGCAATGCTGGGTCTTGCAAATGCACTTGTCTGGCCGACTATCTGGCCTTTAGCACTGCAAGATTTGGGCAAACATACGGCTAAAGGAAGTGCACTGCTCATTATGGCAATAGCCGGAGGGGCAGTTTTACCGCTTGTCTTTGGAAAAGTGGCACAAATAACGGCAGATATGCAGATGTCATATCTGGTCGGTATTGTTTGTTATGTAATGATCTTATTCTATGGACTTAAATGGCATAAAATGACGGGTTGGAGAGCATAG
- a CDS encoding D-hexose-6-phosphate mutarotase yields MYALKQFDNGFEYLEVKNESAYAKIALQGAHIFSYKVKEQEEFLWLSASSKFENGSAIRGGIPICWPRFGNLDDTLPQHGFVRVFLFELEKVQELSLEQTKVYLRLQESEKSRKIWDFKFELQIIFTITNRLKIEMITTNTDTKAFFLTQAFHTYFQVSDIHNIIIEGLKGKTYLDILDNEKKVQKENLRINQEVDRVYENVSNEIILHDLKKKTSIKSENSSSVIIWNPWIDKCKTMSAMDAQGYKKFVCIESANAFDDFQIIKPKETYSLEVIYT; encoded by the coding sequence ATGTATGCACTTAAGCAGTTCGACAATGGCTTTGAATATTTAGAAGTCAAAAATGAATCTGCCTATGCAAAAATAGCCCTGCAGGGTGCGCATATATTCTCATACAAAGTAAAAGAGCAAGAAGAATTTCTTTGGCTGAGTGCATCAAGCAAATTTGAAAACGGCAGTGCTATTCGGGGCGGTATTCCGATTTGCTGGCCGAGATTTGGCAATCTTGATGACACTTTGCCTCAGCATGGATTTGTAAGAGTGTTTTTGTTTGAACTTGAAAAAGTTCAAGAGTTAAGTTTAGAACAGACAAAAGTTTATCTACGCCTGCAAGAGAGCGAAAAAAGTCGTAAAATATGGGATTTTAAATTTGAATTACAAATAATATTTACCATAACAAATAGGCTGAAAATTGAGATGATAACAACCAATACCGATACAAAAGCATTTTTTCTGACACAGGCTTTTCATACATATTTCCAAGTCTCAGATATCCACAATATCATTATTGAAGGCTTAAAAGGGAAAACATATCTTGATATACTGGATAATGAAAAAAAAGTACAAAAAGAAAATTTGAGAATAAATCAAGAAGTTGACAGGGTGTACGAAAATGTAAGTAATGAAATAATTTTACATGATTTGAAAAAAAAGACAAGTATTAAAAGTGAAAATTCATCCTCCGTCATTATCTGGAATCCATGGATTGACAAATGTAAAACTATGAGTGCGATGGATGCTCAAGGGTATAAAAAGTTTGTATGTATTGAGAGTGCAAATGCTTTTGATGATTTTCAAATCATTAAGCCTAAGGAAACTTACTCCTTGGAAGTAATATACACTTAA
- the bluB gene encoding 5,6-dimethylbenzimidazole synthase encodes MEFNTNDTKILLNIMKNRRDVRGNHFLNTEIEDKNLQLILEAALTAPSVGYSQPWKFIVIKDENIKEEILNNFQNENEKAKEIFKNKNLYQKLKLEGIKEAPINIVVLYDESAEDILGMTSMKSMGEYSVVCVIQNMWLMARALNIGLGWVSILNEQEVLKSINAPKETKLIAYLCVGYVDEFFKSPELKMLGWEEEKKFDECVSFI; translated from the coding sequence ATGGAATTTAATACAAACGATACAAAGATTCTTTTAAATATTATGAAAAACAGACGCGATGTGCGAGGAAATCATTTTTTAAATACAGAGATAGAAGATAAAAACCTTCAACTTATACTAGAAGCTGCCTTAACTGCCCCCTCTGTAGGCTATTCTCAACCCTGGAAATTTATAGTTATAAAAGATGAAAATATAAAAGAAGAAATTTTGAATAACTTTCAAAATGAAAATGAAAAAGCAAAAGAGATTTTTAAAAACAAAAATTTATACCAAAAATTAAAACTTGAAGGTATTAAAGAAGCACCTATTAATATTGTTGTTTTATACGATGAGAGCGCTGAAGATATTTTAGGAATGACCAGTATGAAAAGTATGGGTGAGTATAGCGTTGTTTGTGTTATTCAAAATATGTGGTTAATGGCAAGGGCTTTAAATATTGGGCTTGGCTGGGTTAGTATCTTGAATGAACAAGAGGTTCTAAAGTCAATTAATGCACCTAAAGAAACAAAGCTTATTGCTTATTTGTGTGTAGGTTATGTAGATGAATTTTTTAAGTCTCCTGAGTTAAAGATGCTAGGTTGGGAAGAAGAGAAAAAATTCGATGAGTGCGTGAGTTTTATCTAG
- a CDS encoding tyrosine-type recombinase/integrase, which translates to MALNDSLKKINISRLDTTGLYLKDDSNIFSKKEINKDDLKKLDYESISIVLKFYFRNKQKKETVSYNNITGLQAIKKAIATRAELKVEIEETGIIKKKDFKTLSEYWDEYVFYKSSIWSPDTKVTNTTFYDKWIREQIGEINFEKVTTRDLQDIVNLILRSSNPKTKKPYATRTAQSVKQQIRALYNYFIKSNITKINPAINIEIPKFDNTIDFELSDDERKKLFEAINNYELAKFKGVMLFLYSGRRLNEVLTLDWRNIHFHKKTYTIDSIYAKNRRTLEFPIPPVLEDFLLSYHPKKTGLIFVAQKDPNKPLSQETFRRHWKIVIDRLDIDKMRIHDTRHLLGNTMINKGFSLEAVGKTMGHSSVHVTTRYAKTNLNTVNNVLNDYF; encoded by the coding sequence ATGGCACTAAACGATTCTTTAAAAAAAATTAATATATCTAGACTAGATACAACAGGATTATATCTAAAAGATGATTCTAATATTTTCTCTAAAAAAGAGATTAATAAAGATGATCTTAAAAAATTAGACTATGAATCTATCAGCATAGTACTCAAATTCTACTTTAGAAATAAACAAAAGAAAGAAACCGTATCTTATAATAATATAACTGGACTTCAAGCCATCAAAAAAGCAATAGCAACTAGAGCTGAACTAAAAGTTGAAATAGAAGAAACTGGAATAATTAAGAAAAAAGATTTCAAAACTTTAAGTGAGTACTGGGATGAGTATGTCTTTTATAAAAGTTCTATATGGAGTCCAGATACTAAAGTCACAAATACTACTTTTTATGACAAATGGATAAGAGAACAAATTGGTGAGATTAATTTTGAAAAAGTAACAACTAGGGATTTACAAGATATCGTCAATTTAATTCTAAGAAGCAGTAATCCTAAAACTAAAAAACCTTATGCTACTCGTACTGCTCAAAGTGTAAAGCAACAGATAAGAGCTCTTTATAACTATTTTATTAAATCGAACATAACTAAAATAAATCCAGCTATTAATATTGAGATACCAAAATTTGACAATACTATAGATTTTGAACTCAGTGATGATGAGCGTAAAAAACTTTTTGAAGCTATAAACAACTATGAACTAGCAAAATTTAAAGGGGTAATGCTTTTCTTATATTCCGGCAGACGTTTAAATGAAGTTCTAACACTAGATTGGCGCAATATACACTTTCATAAAAAAACATATACTATTGATTCCATATATGCGAAGAATAGACGAACTCTCGAGTTCCCTATTCCTCCAGTATTAGAAGATTTCCTATTATCTTATCATCCAAAAAAAACTGGTTTAATTTTTGTGGCTCAGAAAGACCCAAATAAACCTCTAAGTCAAGAAACATTTCGACGACACTGGAAAATAGTTATTGACAGATTAGATATAGATAAAATGCGAATACATGACACTCGCCATCTTCTAGGCAATACAATGATCAATAAAGGTTTTTCTTTGGAAGCTGTTGGTAAAACAATGGGACATAGCTCGGTGCATGTCACTACTAGATATGCTAAGACTAATCTAAATACTGTTAATAATGTTTTGAATGATTATTTTTAA
- a CDS encoding DUF6932 family protein — MSKITFDHIGNPSPYKIVPLLKSECEEYFVTNFEDSQTRPLNWKKYNIYSHSLKNLLMKPLIQWLAGSFTTTKLNPEDIDLVNFIEYIDFKSELANFDMNRSNHFPKKQYNIDGYNVLVFPEEHPYYVKMVERKAYWKKQFGSDRDNNPKALIEVTYT; from the coding sequence TTGAGTAAAATAACTTTTGATCACATTGGAAATCCTTCTCCATATAAAATCGTTCCTTTACTCAAGAGTGAATGTGAAGAGTATTTTGTTACTAATTTTGAAGATTCTCAAACACGACCTTTAAACTGGAAAAAATACAATATTTATTCGCATAGTTTGAAAAATTTACTTATGAAACCTCTTATCCAATGGCTAGCAGGGAGTTTCACTACAACGAAATTAAATCCAGAAGATATTGATTTAGTTAATTTTATTGAATATATAGATTTTAAAAGCGAACTAGCTAATTTTGATATGAATAGATCTAATCATTTTCCAAAAAAACAATATAACATTGATGGATACAATGTGCTTGTATTTCCTGAAGAACATCCTTATTATGTTAAAATGGTAGAAAGAAAAGCATATTGGAAAAAACAATTTGGATCTGATAGAGATAACAATCCAAAAGCATTAATTGAGGTAACATACACATGA
- a CDS encoding ImmA/IrrE family metallo-endopeptidase, whose protein sequence is MKLEEQLNDIKKMITTTKQLLVDHPSDEMLLYMLAQDEELYALSIAKAYSRIMPSFDNAEDVIKAIYSEKHSSAVDPFHIADFLGIKIKKDFHLSEGIGKCDFYEDQIIITYKPSNHFRDKFTIAHELGHVFLHFSKGLSLEFTDYESVVDEPIIANNTSYKPVISAARLSAQTDDFEKEQEANNFAGELLVPRFILDKILNKLPSGKAINASLLKDLFQVSRPVIRISLVDYGLLNSGKVLDDINIQNRGW, encoded by the coding sequence ATGAAGTTAGAAGAACAACTTAATGATATAAAAAAAATGATTACCACCACTAAACAACTTTTAGTCGATCACCCTAGTGATGAAATGCTACTTTATATGCTAGCTCAAGATGAAGAATTATATGCCCTCTCTATTGCAAAGGCATACTCACGAATAATGCCATCATTTGATAATGCCGAAGATGTTATTAAAGCAATTTATTCGGAGAAACATAGCTCAGCTGTTGATCCTTTTCATATTGCTGATTTTTTAGGGATTAAAATCAAGAAAGATTTTCATCTTAGTGAAGGCATTGGTAAATGTGACTTCTATGAAGATCAAATTATTATTACATATAAACCTTCTAATCATTTTAGAGATAAGTTTACAATTGCACATGAGCTCGGCCATGTTTTTTTACATTTTTCCAAAGGATTAAGCCTTGAATTTACAGACTATGAAAGTGTTGTAGATGAACCTATAATTGCAAATAACACTAGTTATAAACCTGTAATATCCGCTGCAAGACTATCTGCTCAAACTGATGATTTTGAAAAAGAGCAAGAAGCAAATAATTTTGCTGGAGAACTTCTTGTCCCTCGCTTTATACTTGATAAAATTTTAAATAAACTTCCATCTGGAAAAGCTATCAATGCTTCACTTCTAAAAGATTTATTTCAAGTATCACGACCAGTAATCCGAATTTCACTTGTAGACTATGGACTTTTAAATAGTGGAAAAGTTCTCGACGATATTAATATACAAAATAGAGGATGGTAA
- a CDS encoding sce7726 family protein, giving the protein MKRADAPTITYSLIEWLDNRYDNKTITTEISVNTTFGTKIADVVVSNGHSIAYEVKSAFDTTKRLNAQVNGFSEMFEYVYLVYWDGKYNLKGLNLPSNIGLIKAYWKDDKVCFGIVQDARINRLATSFNIAPFLWKKELRYFLGLKQQKFKMSDDKDTLVELFSKNYGKRDSVRIFRYVLKNRFELGFSVFQKLKDLKAFRSNKSDINYPLQYS; this is encoded by the coding sequence ATGAAAAGAGCTGATGCACCTACTATTACCTATTCACTTATAGAGTGGTTAGATAACAGGTATGACAATAAGACTATAACAACTGAAATATCAGTTAATACTACATTTGGCACAAAAATAGCAGATGTTGTTGTCTCAAATGGTCATAGTATCGCTTACGAAGTGAAAAGTGCTTTTGATACTACGAAAAGATTAAATGCACAAGTAAATGGATTTAGTGAAATGTTTGAGTATGTTTATTTAGTATACTGGGACGGTAAATATAATTTAAAAGGCTTAAATTTACCATCTAATATAGGTTTGATAAAAGCTTATTGGAAAGATGATAAAGTTTGTTTTGGTATTGTTCAAGATGCACGGATCAATAGACTAGCAACATCTTTTAATATTGCACCATTCTTATGGAAAAAAGAACTTAGGTACTTTTTAGGATTAAAACAGCAAAAGTTTAAAATGAGTGATGATAAAGATACATTAGTAGAGTTGTTTTCTAAGAATTATGGAAAAAGAGATAGTGTTAGAATTTTTAGGTATGTTTTAAAAAATAGATTTGAGTTAGGATTTAGTGTGTTTCAAAAGCTAAAAGACTTAAAAGCCTTTAGAAGTAATAAAAGTGATATTAATTACCCACTACAATACAGCTAA
- a CDS encoding AAA family ATPase → MIVLFGHQKGGVGKSTVSINVAYQLQKKYKDLVLLDLDSQNSAILFNQLRISENLPTIKCVKESDIDFSNFINEYSGNKENLLIIDSGGYDSDVNRAALIKADIIITPVGISQIEIFGLQKFRKILKEASEALDVKIKTNVLLNNVDSRSKNKLRDLREYIKENNKYFNLLDSVIHTRADYKNSYGDGLTVKELNKKGTAAQEIKQLTKEILKLVNN, encoded by the coding sequence ATGATAGTTTTATTTGGACATCAAAAGGGAGGAGTGGGTAAAAGTACAGTCTCGATTAATGTAGCTTACCAACTTCAAAAGAAGTACAAAGATTTAGTTTTACTCGACCTTGACTCTCAAAACTCTGCAATACTTTTTAATCAACTGCGCATAAGTGAAAACTTACCAACCATTAAATGTGTCAAAGAGAGCGACATAGATTTTAGTAATTTCATTAATGAGTACTCCGGCAATAAAGAAAATCTGCTCATCATAGATAGTGGTGGATATGATAGTGATGTTAACAGAGCAGCACTTATAAAAGCAGATATCATCATTACTCCAGTAGGTATCTCTCAAATAGAGATCTTCGGTTTACAGAAGTTCAGAAAAATATTAAAAGAAGCAAGTGAAGCTCTTGATGTGAAAATTAAAACAAATGTGCTTCTAAACAATGTAGATAGTCGATCTAAAAATAAATTGAGAGACCTACGTGAGTACATTAAAGAGAATAATAAATATTTTAATTTACTAGATAGTGTAATCCATACAAGGGCAGATTACAAAAATAGTTATGGGGATGGATTAACAGTTAAAGAACTCAATAAAAAAGGTACTGCTGCTCAAGAGATTAAGCAATTAACTAAAGAGATATTAAAACTAGTAAATAATTAG
- a CDS encoding helix-turn-helix domain-containing protein has product MLESNPDLFLDKIVENVKIERKKRDISQLKLAEILDFSSPNYIAKIETRKHDVSYNLLHLCKIAAYFEMEVVDFLPKKSN; this is encoded by the coding sequence TTGCTTGAATCTAACCCTGATTTATTTCTTGATAAAATTGTAGAGAATGTTAAAATCGAGCGTAAAAAAAGAGACATAAGCCAGTTAAAACTAGCAGAGATATTGGACTTTTCTTCTCCAAACTATATTGCCAAAATTGAAACTAGAAAGCACGATGTTTCGTATAATTTACTTCATCTTTGTAAAATTGCCGCTTATTTTGAAATGGAAGTTGTAGACTTTTTACCAAAGAAATCGAATTAA
- a CDS encoding restriction endonuclease subunit S: MNLEVKLKALFPNTEIVKLEDITTKIAGISKVRVGKDRTYTDYDEISLNNINKYGVVYIPKNPKEVGPANYAAMRSQILQPGDIVMTQRGKVGKVGLIGNNYKRVIVGNNSMIRIQFPHNRCNETPLFVQAYLQLPYIREYLDNHITCGSKDRKILSAASLSKLPIPMFKEGDGQFTEFLHTRKELSIEAARVEKELQELIELYTKIKDDCVVLGINKCDELQAMNIKDKGVLSKLSRLREDLRKIKAKHS, from the coding sequence ATGAATTTAGAAGTTAAATTAAAAGCACTGTTCCCAAATACAGAGATAGTAAAGTTAGAAGATATAACTACTAAAATAGCTGGTATATCAAAAGTAAGAGTTGGTAAGGATCGTACATATACAGATTATGATGAGATATCTCTTAATAATATTAATAAATATGGAGTGGTATATATACCAAAGAATCCAAAAGAAGTAGGACCGGCTAATTATGCTGCAATGAGATCACAAATTTTACAACCTGGTGATATAGTCATGACACAAAGAGGCAAAGTCGGTAAGGTTGGACTAATAGGCAATAATTATAAGAGAGTCATAGTTGGTAACAACTCTATGATTAGAATACAATTTCCTCACAACAGATGTAATGAAACACCGCTATTTGTGCAAGCATATTTGCAACTACCTTATATTCGAGAGTACTTAGATAATCATATCACATGTGGCTCAAAAGATAGAAAAATCTTAAGTGCAGCATCTTTATCTAAATTACCTATTCCAATGTTTAAGGAAGGAGATGGTCAATTTACAGAGTTCTTACATACTCGCAAGGAGTTGTCAATAGAAGCGGCAAGAGTTGAGAAAGAGCTCCAAGAGCTTATAGAACTATATACTAAGATAAAAGATGATTGTGTAGTACTAGGGATTAATAAGTGTGATGAACTCCAAGCGATGAATATAAAAGATAAAGGTGTTTTGTCAAAACTATCAAGGTTAAGAGAAGATCTACGAAAGATTAAGGCTAAACACTCTTGA